The sequence below is a genomic window from Cryobacterium arcticum.
CAGTGGATGCTGCTGATCGTCATGCTTGTCACACTGTTCATGAACGCCTCAATCGGCTCAGCGTTTGGTGACTTCGGCTGGCTCTTTGCTGCGAGTTATCTCCTGGCCCAGCTGGGCCGGGGCGCGTGGATGCTCACTGTCGGACTTGACCGGACCACCCACGACCATTTCGTGCGCACACTGATCTGGGGGTGTGTGAGCGCCCCGTTTTGGATTGCCGGCGTCTTCTTCGCTCCGGGGCCGCGTTTGATCTTCTGGAGTGTCGCTGCCGCGATCGATCTGGGCGGCCATATGGTGGCCCACCGGTTGCCGGGGCGTAAAACCGAAGGAAGCCGGGTCCCGCTCACGGGAGAGAGGATCTTTGAGCGGTTCGGGTTGTTCTACCTGATCGCGCTCGGGGAGACGATCCTTTCAACCGGTCTGGCGATTGCAGGCAATCTGGAGGACCCCTTGATATTTCTGACCGGGACCGTAAGTTTGGCCGGAAGCGTCGCGGTCTGGTGGTGCTACTTCCATGGCCTCGAACAGGAAATTCTGAAAAAGCTTGCTTCTGTCGATGATCAGTTCCGGCCCGGCATTTTGGCGGGCAACACCTTGGTCATTTTACTGGCAGGCCTGATCCTGGTGGCGGTTGGTGATCAGCTCGTGATCAGCGATCCGGCCGTCCGCCCCGATCTGGCCACCGTTCTGTTTCTTTTTGGTGGGCCGGCTCTCTTCCTTGCCGGCCGGGGCTTTTTTATTCGACAGGTACTTGGCCAACGCCAACCATCTGATCTCGCCGGCATCGGAGCCTTGGTGCTGCTGGCAAATTTGAGCTTTCTCCTCCCGGCCTTCGTTGCCGCTATTGGGGCCGTTCTTCCCCTCATAGGCGTAGCAGTCTCCGACACCGTGAACCGCCGCCGCCGAACGCAACAGGGAGCCCCCTGACGGCCGCGGTCGGGGGCGCTGCAGTTATTGGAGCACCTCGACCTGCGGCGAATCGAACAGCAGGTAGATCGACTCGACACCCAAGACACCGCGCGCCGTAATCCGATCGGTGTCGCTCTTGGCGTGCTGATTTTGATTGTGGCTGGAGCAGCCAGCTGGCTTATGGCTTCGACAGGCGCTTGGTGGTGGCTAGCCACGCGGGGCGTGGCCATGCTGTGGGCCCCACCCGTAATCGAGCATCTGTTGGAGCAGCCCTGCCAGTGCCGGCTACTAAGCCGACCATCAAGGCGCCGCTTGACAAGAACATAGGGAAATACCGCCGTTGCGCCCCCATAATGGGGACAGCTCCTGTGTCCCGCTCCGACAATCCGAAATTGCCGCTTATGAATGCTGCACCCTCCATCTCCAACGGGCTCGTGTTCCGTCGCACCCTCCGTGGCTTCGAGCCCGCAGACGTTGACGCGCTTGTCCCTGCCAGCGACCGAGTAAGGGTGTCAGAAAGATGATGCATGGTGTGAGCGAACTCAGCATCGACGCTGAGGCGGCGCCCGCGGGTGAACGCGATGTCGCTGGACTTCTGCTCGACGTTGCGCGCCGGTTGGGCGACAGCGTGTCTGTTCATGGGGTGTCGACGGTCATCGCGGATGCCGCGCCCGAGGTGGTCGGCAGTGATCGGTCCGTTGTCGTGCTCTGGGATGAAGCGGGCGAACAATTCTTCATGTCGGCGACCTCGCGGTGGCCGGGTGAACTAGTTGACAACCTGAATGCGTGGGTGGGCACGCCAGACGACAGCCCCGACCTCAAGCGAATCATGCAGAGTGGCCGACCGGCGTTGCTTCACGAGGGCAGCCGGTCCGCGTGGGTGGATTCGTTGCTCAACGATTTCAACATCACCGCGTTCGCCGTTACACCGATCATGGTGAATGGACGTTTCATGGGGCTCATCGCGGTCCACTGGGCTGGAAGCCGTGCGCCTCGTACCCTCAGCACTTCATGTGCCGACCGGCTGACGGGTCTGGCGAGCATGGCGGGCATTGCGCTGAACGGCCAGCTGCTCCTCGAGGACAACGAGTGGAGTGTCGGCCATGATGAGTTGACAGGGTTGCTGAATCGCAACGCTTTCCGAAGGCACGCGATCGAAGTGCTCCAGGACGAACCGACGGCACCAGTTACGGTACTTGCCTGTGTCATCGATCGCTTTGATCGGGTCGCCACGGTGTTTGCTCAGGATGCGATCGATTCGATCCTCCGCGAGGTGAGCGATCGGCTGAGGGCCACAGTCGGCGACCGTGCGATCATCGCTTGTTACTCGGGCGATGAGTTTCTTTTTATGCTGCCGAACACGGCCCAGAATGCCGGGGACGGAGTGATTTCGCGGATCAAAACGCAGATGGCGTTGCCGTTCGCTGTGGGGAACCGGGACATCCACCTCGATCTGCTCATCGGGCGTGCCGTTAGCGAGGGCGACGGCGCGGCGGATCCTCTGATTGTGGCGCAGACGCTTGTGACTGAAGCGGAGGCAGATCTGCGTGTGCGCAAGAATGCCCGACCACCCGTTCACATCAACCCTCCAGTTGACGACGAGCTTCAGCTTGATGCCGACCTCCGGTGGGCGGCGAATAACGGCGAGATTGTGGCCGCGTATCAGCCGCAGATTGATCTGGCGTCGGGCCGAACGGTCGGTGTTGAGGCCCTCGCGCGATGGAACCATCCCAAGCACGGGGCAATCTCACCAGCGCAGTTCATCCCGTTGGCCGAAGCGAACGGCACGATCGTGCAGATCGGCAGAGCGATGCTTGCGCATGCGTGTCGTGATGCTGCTGCCTGGCTGCGGAGCGGTCACCGGCTCGTGACTTCGGTCAATGTCTCGGCGGTACAGCTTGAGCTGGATTACTGCGTGCCATATGTTCGTGCCCTGCTCGAGGAATTCAGCCTGCCGCCGGAACTGCTCACGATCGAGATAACGGAATCCGGGGCGGTGAGGGATCTTAGTGATGCCCAGGACCAGTTGCGGGCGTTGCGCAACCTCGGCGTGGGGATCTCCATCGACGACTTCGGCACGGGTTTCTCGTCGCTGACACAGTTGAACATGCTGCCGGTGACTGAGCTCAAGATCGACATGTCGTTTGTGCAGGGCATCGATGGGGGCGGGCACCACATCGTCGCTGGGGTTGTCGGGTTCGCGCGTGGGCTGGAGTTGGAGGTCGTGGCGGAGGGCGTCGAGACGGACCGGCAGCTTGAGGTGCTCCGCGAACTCGGCTGTGACCGTGGACAGGGGTACCTGTGGTCGCGACCCACCGACTTTCAGGGCGTGTGCGTGTTTCTGGGTGATGAGTTGTAGTGTCGCCGCAACCTTCTGGCATCCAGCCGGTGGGTATAGTGCTTGCTCTGTCGAACGCCGACGCCGACGCCACAGCCCTCGCCGCATTAGATACACCGGTCGGGGCGCCTGCCGAGTAGATAGTCGGCTCGCGCCTCGGCTCTAGCATCTGTCCTCGCGGGTATAACAGTCCGCGCTGACGACTGGCTAGTGCCGAGTCCAACTTGTCCGGGGCGGTAAGGGTTGCGGTCAAGGCATTCCGGCGTTCCCAGGTGAGCGGTGAACTCGTTTGTCAGAGCGCAGTATTCGCTCGAGAGGGTGGCGTGTCTGCGATGTTGTCAAGGAGATACGCTCCCGATCCCGTGCTGGGGGAGCGGGCGTCCCCGCTCCCCAGATGTCCAGCTCGGGCAGTGCCATCGCCCGACCCAAACGTGTAGATCGCTCGTCAACGCCCGCAGGCCCACGTCGCGTTGTCGAGACGGCCAGCCTGTCCTCCTAAGACGATGACTTCGGCGTTGACAGTTAGACGATCGGCGTACGGCACACTCTCGCGGACCAACGCAGGCTGTCGCTAGTCGCTGTTGACGAGGATGCTCTTGTGTGCAGAGTCGTCTCTCCCTTGCCCTGCGCCCGCGTTTGAGAGAGGTCAGAGCATTTCCAGCGGCTCCTTGCTAGACGGCGGTGGGAAGATCTGGTCGAGCTGTTTCAGCTCGTTGGTACTGAAGCTGATCTCTATCGCGGCGCGATTCTCCGCCACGCGTGCCGGAGTGGAGGCTTTCACGATGGCAAAGACTTCGGGAAGTCTAAGCACCCAGGCCAGCGCCAACTGAGCTGGGGTTACTTCCTTTGCGCCGGCCATGTCGCGGACCGTGGGGTGTTCGAGCAATCGGCCGTGGTCGACCGGGGAGTAGGCCATCAACGGAATCCCAGCCTGGCGGCATCTCGGAAGAAGGTCGTACTCAGGTCCGCGGCGGGCGAGGTTGTAGAGCACCTGATCGGTCTGCGCCCGCGCTCCGCCCGGCACCGAGGCCAGTTGGTCGAGGTCATCGGTGTCGAAATTGCTGACGCCCCAGCTGCGTATCAGCCCCGCCTGCACTAGTTCTTCGAACCCCGCCACCGTTTCGGCCAGCGGCACTCGTCCGCGCCAGTGCAGCAGGTACATGTCGAGGTAGTCGGTGCCCAACCGCCGCAGACTGGCCTGGCAGGCTTCCACCGTCCCTCGTCGTGTGGCGTGGCTGGGCACGACCTTGCTGACGAGGTAGATACTGTCTCGCTGTCCCGCGATAGCCTCACTGACGAGCTCCTCGGCGGCGCCGTCGCCGTACATCTCGGCAGTGTCGATCAGCGTCAAGCCGTTCTCGATGCCTGTGCGCAGGGCGGCTAACTCCGTCGGGCGCCGGTCGGGTCGCTCGCCCATGTACCAGGTGCCCAGACCCAGGGCCGGGACGGTGCCTGCGTCGGGCAGAGACACGGCACGGATGGTTGGTGTACTCATGCGCCGGTGACTCCGGGGTAGGGCGGCTAGCCCGGGACCTTCTCGGCGAGAATGTCGATCTTCTCGATCTGCGGTTCGGAGAACAGGACTCCGGTGTTCGGCCCGAGTGCTTGGCCGACACCCCCGGCGAGGTGGGCATCGCGCGCTTCGTCATCGGGGAAGACGTCGTACACGCCGAAGGTCGACGGGCCGAACTGGATGGCGAACCAGGCGACGGTGCCCGGTTCATCCATCACGATCGCACGTGCATTCTTGAGGAAGTCGGACAGTTCTAACTCCTTGCCCGGCAGGGCCTCGAGACGCACCAAGAGGGCTTTGGTCAACATGGACGGACTCCTTCACTGCGATCAATGCGGCCGCGGAAGCACCAGCCACCACCTGAACTTAATCCCGTTAGTGAGCCGTGAACAGGGAGGTGCTGAGCGCCTCCGCACGACACCACGGCCTCCCGGCGTCAGTCGGCGACGGGCTTGATCAGCTCGGGCGAGTTGTTGGGCACATCGCCGACCGCACGCGACACGACATGGTCGTCGAGCGTCTCGGCCAGGACCGGCGCCGCGTCGAGGACGTCGCGCACGTTGTCGATGATCTCCTTGTAGCGCCACCATTCGTACAGCCCGGCCATGAACAGCGGCGATCCGTCGGTCGGGGTCCCCTACTCGGGCCTTGCCCGTTGAGGGATCGTTATCCACGCCAAATTCAGGCTGATGCAGAACCCCGCTTCGTTGGCCCCGATGTGTGTCAGATGGGGTGACCGCAACGAGTTTCGCTGAGGCGCGCCCACCTGGGACAGAGGTGTCTCGTATCCCTGGAGATTTGAGACCTCTCACCGTCCGGTCGCCGGCGGTGTTCGATCGTTGAGTTCAAACGCACTGCCCCTGGACCAACGGCAAAGTCGAACGCCTCAACCGCACCCTTGCGACCGAATGGGTCTACCGCCAGATCTTCACAAGCAACCAGCAACGCACCAACGCCCTTGCCCCTTGGCTGATCTACCACAACACTGAACGCATCCACACCGGCATTGTGTAACGCCCATCCGCCGAGTGTCACCCAGGTAGTCGCTCAGTACAGCTAGCCGTCCAAACTCACCTGGCCCAATCCGGGCAGGGGAATCGGCTGCTCGCGAGAAAGGGAACAATATGACGGCCACGTCCGGTCAGAGCGTCCTGATCAATGGGTTCGGGGTGCTCTTCGTGATATTGAATGCGTTCGGGTTGGGCCTCAGGCTTCCGGTCGGCAAGTTGCTGGCACAGGCCCTTGCCCATTGGAAGATTGCCGTCTGGGCGTTGGCGATCAATTTCGTCATCATCCCGCTCCTGTTCATCGGCTATTTGCTGACGATAGCCTCGTCCATTCCAGGAGAGATCAAAGTCGGATTCTGTGTTGCAGCCCTGTGTGCAGGTATGCCCTTCGCCCCTCTCCTCGCCCGGTTGGCGAAGGCCGATGTGAGCATAGCCACCACACTGCTGGTGGTCTTGACTGTCGCGACCGTCATAGCCCTCCCGCTCGGGTTGCCCCTCGCCATCGATGCGGTTGACGCGCAACTCAAGGTCTCGTTCTGGGGTGTTGCTTGGCCGCTGCTGCTCTTTTTGCTTTACCGCTGGTCCTCGGGTGCGCCTTCAGGGTCTGGTGGCCCGACCTGACGCCGCCACTCGCACCGTGGTCTGTACGAGTTGCAAATTCTGTGTCTGCTCTTTAACCTCAACTTCACGCTGCTTGCGTACTGGAATCAGATCGTGCAGACCTGGGGCACAGGGAGCTACATCGCTGCCCTTGCCGGCCCATTCATCGGCCTTGGGTGTGGCTACCTTCTCGTGTCCAGTCTTCGAGTCAAAGACGTGGGAGTCAGGCATGCGACCGAGATAACGACGGCGGTACGCAACATCGCTCCGATGCTTCTCATGATGATATTTCCCTTTGCAGCCGACCCGCTGGTCACGGTGTCGATCACGATCCTCAATACCTTCGGCATCGTAGTCGTCCTCCTATTCGCCCTGATATGGAGGCGCGCCGCTTCACCGGGGGACACTCACTCAACAACCAACGAGCCCGCCAGCGAAGGCCAGCCCCCGGCCACTTCGACGTGACGAGTGATATCCCGGGCGGGGCGACTGGACCGACTACGAACTCGGTGAACTAGGGCCGGGATGCGATCTGGACGCGGCCGGGGCGGGCCGCAATCGTTCGCGCGTGGAAGGTAATTGCAGGGGCCGTTCCTGATCGACGCACTGAATCGCCCCGGTGCACAGCGCCGTCCGTGAGGCGAACCAGGCCGCGGACCGAGCGCCTTATCCTCACGCTCCGATGAGATCGCGGGTTTCCTCCACGGTAGCAACCGCGGGCAACGCCGTGCTCAGCCCCTCGTGGGTCCCGCCCCGGCCTGTTGCGACCAGCAGCACTGACAGAAAGTTTGTATCTTCCTCGCCGCGCCAGGCCACGTGCTGGTCGGGGCGCACGAGTACCAGAGGAGCACCGTAGAGGGCACGCACCCGATCATCGGCCACCGTAACGGTTGCAAGCGGCACCCCGCACGCCGACGCAGCCTCCAGCGCTCGTTCGGCAGCCGCTTCCATGCCGGGGGCCGCGATCAGTGTGAATTCCGGCCCGAAAGCAGCGTAGAGCGATTGGCCGTCGGCGAGGCGAACATGCGGGGCGCGGTGTCCCGGCTTCGCGATCGGGAGGTAGCGCAGCGACGACCAGGGAGCGACGGTCGCGTCATCAGCCATGATCACGTCGCTCTTGTAGCGCTGGTCTAACACGATCCCTCGTGCGATGTACTGCGGTCGGGTGGCCCGCCAGAGTCGTTCGCCCCATCCCCGGCGACGGCCTTCGGCCAGAACCCCCGAAGCGAGGTAATCGGTTTCGCGCATCTCAGACATGA
It includes:
- a CDS encoding low temperature requirement protein A; translation: MTSLLTVVSLFATGGGIRLLLAQWRLLMFRATSLMRSATSDDRVTRLELFFDLVFVFALSQLSHHLLEYPSWVGAGETFVLLLAVYKVWVYTTWSATLLDTSRLQVQWMLLIVMLVTLFMNASIGSAFGDFGWLFAASYLLAQLGRGAWMLTVGLDRTTHDHFVRTLIWGCVSAPFWIAGVFFAPGPRLIFWSVAAAIDLGGHMVAHRLPGRKTEGSRVPLTGERIFERFGLFYLIALGETILSTGLAIAGNLEDPLIFLTGTVSLAGSVAVWWCYFHGLEQEILKKLASVDDQFRPGILAGNTLVILLAGLILVAVGDQLVISDPAVRPDLATVLFLFGGPALFLAGRGFFIRQVLGQRQPSDLAGIGALVLLANLSFLLPAFVAAIGAVLPLIGVAVSDTVNRRRRTQQGAP
- a CDS encoding aldo/keto reductase, whose protein sequence is MSTPTIRAVSLPDAGTVPALGLGTWYMGERPDRRPTELAALRTGIENGLTLIDTAEMYGDGAAEELVSEAIAGQRDSIYLVSKVVPSHATRRGTVEACQASLRRLGTDYLDMYLLHWRGRVPLAETVAGFEELVQAGLIRSWGVSNFDTDDLDQLASVPGGARAQTDQVLYNLARRGPEYDLLPRCRQAGIPLMAYSPVDHGRLLEHPTVRDMAGAKEVTPAQLALAWVLRLPEVFAIVKASTPARVAENRAAIEISFSTNELKQLDQIFPPPSSKEPLEML
- a CDS encoding putative quinol monooxygenase, whose product is MLTKALLVRLEALPGKELELSDFLKNARAIVMDEPGTVAWFAIQFGPSTFGVYDVFPDDEARDAHLAGGVGQALGPNTGVLFSEPQIEKIDILAEKVPG
- a CDS encoding bile acid:sodium symporter, which codes for MTATSGQSVLINGFGVLFVILNAFGLGLRLPVGKLLAQALAHWKIAVWALAINFVIIPLLFIGYLLTIASSIPGEIKVGFCVAALCAGMPFAPLLARLAKADVSIATTLLVVLTVATVIALPLGLPLAIDAVDAQLKVSFWGVAWPLLLFLLYRWSSGAPSGSGGPT
- a CDS encoding putative bifunctional diguanylate cyclase/phosphodiesterase, translating into MSELSIDAEAAPAGERDVAGLLLDVARRLGDSVSVHGVSTVIADAAPEVVGSDRSVVVLWDEAGEQFFMSATSRWPGELVDNLNAWVGTPDDSPDLKRIMQSGRPALLHEGSRSAWVDSLLNDFNITAFAVTPIMVNGRFMGLIAVHWAGSRAPRTLSTSCADRLTGLASMAGIALNGQLLLEDNEWSVGHDELTGLLNRNAFRRHAIEVLQDEPTAPVTVLACVIDRFDRVATVFAQDAIDSILREVSDRLRATVGDRAIIACYSGDEFLFMLPNTAQNAGDGVISRIKTQMALPFAVGNRDIHLDLLIGRAVSEGDGAADPLIVAQTLVTEAEADLRVRKNARPPVHINPPVDDELQLDADLRWAANNGEIVAAYQPQIDLASGRTVGVEALARWNHPKHGAISPAQFIPLAEANGTIVQIGRAMLAHACRDAAAWLRSGHRLVTSVNVSAVQLELDYCVPYVRALLEEFSLPPELLTIEITESGAVRDLSDAQDQLRALRNLGVGISIDDFGTGFSSLTQLNMLPVTELKIDMSFVQGIDGGGHHIVAGVVGFARGLELEVVAEGVETDRQLEVLRELGCDRGQGYLWSRPTDFQGVCVFLGDEL